From one Sciurus carolinensis chromosome 9, mSciCar1.2, whole genome shotgun sequence genomic stretch:
- the LOC124992850 gene encoding proline-rich protein 23C-like: MMGMRPRSPSACPAPWWGPQPGGPGPAKRRRLDDPADAAEPQAAPSLQDAAGAAADATALTSVVVLAAGCALQVPLDDVDLVLEPAPTSVLQVSLQGHTLILIPEGLVGATDQRPGGQGDAPDGPELGAFLSTPGEDVVVEQGFFYEFIPEIAIQEEAYEEDADREFLEAWMGPAAGPGAGLLLCTDGVSSPCPQGPIPNLCPLAPTPSPVRRSSDPVFDLDFHLLRPFPSSPLQPLPPSPSPSSSPQAPPERSPGPRSKACRRLFQE, from the coding sequence ATGATGGGCATGCGGCCACGCAGCCCCAGCGCCTGCCCTGCGCCCTGGTGGGGACCGCAGCCCGGAGGACCCGGCCCCGCCAAGCGCCGCCGACTGGACGACCCCGCCGACGCCGCCGAGCCCCAGGCGGCACCCAGCCTGCAAGACGCGGCGGGCGCCGCCGCCGACGCCACCGCGCTCACCTCCGTGGTGGTCCTGGCCGCGGGCTGCGCCCTGCAGGTTCCCCTGGACGACGTCGATCTGGTGCTGGAGCCCGCGCCAACCTCGGTCCTGCAAGTGTCTCTCCAAGGACACACCCTCATCCTGATCCCCGAGGGCCTCGTGGGAGCCACTGACCAAcgcccaggaggccagggagacGCGCCTGATGGCCCAGAACTGGGCGCTTTCCTGAGCACCCCCGGGGAGGACGTGGTCGTCGAGCAGGGATTCTTCTACGAATTTATCCCAGAGATCGCCATCCAAGAAGAGGCCTATGAGGAAGACGCCGATCGTGAGTTCCTGGAGGCCTGGATGGGCCCTGCAGCTGGCCCAGGGGCGGGGCTCCTGCTCTGCACTGACGGAGTGTCCAGCCCCTGCCCGCAGGGCCCCATCCCAAATCTCTGCCCTCTGGCGCCCACCCCCAGTCCAGTGAGACGCTCTTCTGATCCTGTCTTCGACCTGGATTTCCACCTTCTGAGGCCCTTCCCCAGCTCGCCGCTCCAACCACTACCTCCCTCTCCAAGTCCGAGTTCAAGTCCCCAGGCGCCTCCAGAGCGCTCTCCAGGCCCTCGGAGCAAAGCCTGCAGACGCCTGTTCCAAGAATAA